Within Micromonas commoda chromosome 9, complete sequence, the genomic segment CAGCGACTGGTCGGCGGTGCccggcaccgtcgccgtcatcgcgtTGGCCTTCGTCTACCACAACGtcatccccgtcgtcgcgacacAGCTGGAAGGGGACCGAAACAGGTCCCGTCTCGCGTTGATCGCCGGGACCGCGATCCCGTTCGTCATGTTCACGTTgtgggacggcgcggtgctcggcggcgtcagcgccgaagacctcgccgccggggtcaaCCTGGACCCGCTGTCGACGCTGCAGGGAatgtcgcccgccgcgtcgggccTGGTCAAGTCGTTCAGCGTCTTCGCCATAAGCACCTCGTTCCTCGGATTCGTGCTGGGCTTGGTGGACTTTTTGTCCGACGGGTTCGGGTGGAgagaggagggcgacgcgaggccgtacgcggcgacgctgatACCGCCGACGATATTCGCGGTGAGCAATCCGGATGTCTTCCTCTCCGCTCTGGACAcggccggcgcgttcggggtCCTGACGCTCTTCGGGTGCCTGCccccggcgatggcgtgGGCCAACCGGCACGGCGAGGGTTTGggggacgcgtgcgcggcgcgaagggagGAGATGTGCGGGGTGTTGGACCCGCTGGTGCCCGGCGGGAGGGTCAGCCTCGGGCTGCTTttcggagccgcggcggcggttgtcGCGAGCGAGGCTGTCGAGAAGGTTGGCGACGCGGTACAAGTAGCGGGTTCGATCGGGGGCGCGTGACGCACCCGAGTGATTAACGTTAACACGATAGAACGGCGTCATCgcttcgcgcccgcggctttCTCCGCCTTTTTCGCGCTCTCGGCTTCCGTCACGGctcgctcctcctccctgtCGCCAAGCAACCACAGGACCCCCCGCCACGCCCTGAAGAACACCCCGGTGAGATCGATCGCACccgaaccgccgcgctcgccgccgcccgtgccgcgctcgccgcccgctggcgctcgctcgctcgtcgccgcgagcacccgGTGCATCAACCTCGAACCCGTCTGCAGCGCCCAACACGGCGGGATCCTCCTTCGCTCGTacgtcgccagcgcctcgcgcacATCGGAATTAGGGTTCCCTAACCCTAAACTCCCGTCAGACGACAGGCAGTTCGCcagctccaccgcgtcctgGAACGCCGTGCTGATGCCCAAACCCAGGCTCGGGTACATGCAgtgagcggcgtcgccgagtaACGTCAC encodes:
- a CDS encoding Hydroxy/Aromatic amino acid permease family (tryptophan/tyrosine), whose protein sequence is PGSLPGAIALVAGTTVGAGMLALPAVCQRSGFVPSTCTLAVCWLYMVATGLLLLEVNLDTMCDAGGGGVSLISMTERTLGRNGTRFAWCAYVFLHYALLVAYVSRVGEIVGEATHLDRSICSVAFAAGLGGFVYAAPDKTLENVNNALVAAVIGTFLPLLLIASRNVDVANLTSVSDWSAVPGTVAVIALAFVYHNVIPVVATQLEGDRNRSRLALIAGTAIPFVMFTLWDGAVLGGVSAEDLAAGVNLDPLSTLQGMSPAASGLVKSFSVFAISTSFLGFVLGLVDFLSDGFGWREEGDARPYAATLIPPTIFAVSNPDVFLSALDTAGAFGVLTLFGCLPPAMAWANRHGEGLGDACAARREEMCGVLDPLVPGGRVSLGLLFGAAAAVVASEAV